The Pogona vitticeps strain Pit_001003342236 chromosome 6, PviZW2.1, whole genome shotgun sequence genome contains a region encoding:
- the LOC110082315 gene encoding nucleotidyltransferase MB21D2 translates to MESPPLGDPQPPKPAPAKPLTDLDFRSGARIEELNQLIQEYEARSAGIRNAPAEEWHRAKNLVFSLLGQVQKSDGRLPPVNRYLLLSGGVQQGTVQVDPGSLQPLSPGSDYDTDFTLLVPVLDAAGVPVTLDMKRSPPGHAQVSLHPFGASAVSHWSDCCCPGDEAYLSAERVSDWFFASFASCAKDARVERRGSVTSVVLVVGPYRILYDIVPVVALKGWPVVARPWLTQAHFWDGKLTDEEAAGGFYLSPSASGPHWCLAFSASELHLRRILPLPLVLASRAAMALLGCEGLRGLGPYHLFSLCLWSCERLPARYLGREENAAHALLGLLDDLLASLVHGELPSYFLPQWNLLEGLSRRAMETLAQEVARARADPSRYLRRAVERAKEGRRSAKAFRDQRPASDTSGFL, encoded by the exons ATGGAGTCTCCCCCACTTGGGGACCCCCAGCCGCCGAAACCAGCTCCGGCCAAGCCGCTCACGGACCTGGATTTCCGCTCTGGGGCACGGATCGAGGAGCTGAACCAACTGATCCAGGAGTACGAGGCCCGGAGCGCAGGCATCCGGAACGCCCCGGCGGAAGAATGGCACCGGGCGAAAAATCTGGTTTTCTCCTTGCTGG gTCAGGTTCAGAAATCCGACGGGAGGCTCCCGCCGGTCAACCGATACCTCCTCCTGTCCGGTGGGGTCCAGCAAGGCACCGTCCAGGTGGATCCGGGCAGCCTGCAGCCCCTTTCTCCTGGCAGCGACTATGACACGGACTTCACCCTCCTGGTGCCTGTTCTGGATGCGGCCGGGGTCCCCGTCACCTTGGACATGAAGCGGAGCCCCCCCGGGCATGCCCAGGTCAGCCTCCACCCCTTCGGCGCCTCGGCCGTCTCCCACTGGTCGGACTGCTGTTGCCCGGGGGACGAGGCCTACCTCTCCGCCGAGCGGGTGTCCGACTGGTTTTTCGCCTCCTTCGCCTCCTGTGCCAAAGACGCGAGGGTCGAGCGGCGGGGCAGCGTCACCTCGGTGGTCCTCGTGGTCGGGCCCTACCGGATCCTCTACGACATCGTCCCGGTGGTGGCCTTGAAAGGCTGGCCGGTGGTGGCTCGGCCGTGGCTGACCCAAGCTCACTTCTGGGATGGCAAGCTGACGGACGAGGAGGCGGCCGGAGGCTTCTACCTCTCCCCTTCCGCCTCCGGGCCTCACTGGTGCCTGGCGTTTTCGGCGAGCGAGCTTCACCTGAGGAGGATCCTCCCACTGCCCCTGGTCCTCGCTTCCCGAGCCGCCATGGCCCTCCTCGGCTGCGAGGGTCTGCGGGGCTTGGGGCCTTACCACCTCTTCTCCTTGTGCCTTTGGTCCTGCGAGCGGCTGCCCGCCAGGTACCTCGGCCGGGAGGAGAACGCCGCCCACGCCCTGCTCGGCCTTCTGGACGACCTCTTGGCCAGCTTGGTCCACGGGGAGCTTCCTAGCTACTTTCTCCCCCAGTGGAACCTGCTGGAAGGACTCTCCCGGCGCGCCATGGAGACCCTGGCTCAGGAGGTGGCCCGGGCGAGGGCCGACCCTTCCCGCTACCTCCGCCGAGCGGTCGAACGAGCCAAGGAAGGCAGGCGGTCCGCCAAGGCCTTTAGGGACCAGCGTCCAGCTTCTGACACTTCGGGATTCCTTTGA
- the LOC144583774 gene encoding uncharacterized protein LOC144583774 gives MLYPGSQERRNDMAVGTELYPRTQVGETRYRLVGASHSAEYTGGLRPRSHRPTKVYIYPVLPQTPPGSRSDSPERLHQRRGATSGSEEDQQEEFETQEPRRKAREPEQQVRGTPPRFHTVPTSVLQRAAQTEASGPKQQHPWSEAPADSDWVYRAM, from the coding sequence ATGTTATATCCGGGCAGCCAGGAACGCCGGAATGACATGGCCGTGGGCACAGAACTCTACCCCCGGACGCAGGTGGGGGAGACCCGCTACCGCCTGGTAGGGGCCAGCCACAGTGCTGAATATACAGGAGGACTCCGGCCACGCTCCCATCGGCCGACCAAAGTGTACATCTACCCGGTGCTCCCCCAGACGCCCCCCGGGAGCCGATCGGACAGCCCGGAGAGGCTCCACCAGCGCCGGGGAGCCACAAGTGGCAGCGAGGAAGATCAGCAGGAGGAGTTTGAGACCCAAGAGCCGCGTCGCAAGGCCCGGGAGCCGGAGCAGCAGGTCAGAGGGACCCCGCCGCGCTTCCACACGGTTCCCACCAGCGTCCTCCAAAGGGCTGCCCAAACCGAGGCCTCGGGCCCCAAGCAGCAGCATCCTTGGTCCGAGGCACCGGCCGACTCGGATTGGGTCTATCGGGCCATGTAG